The following nucleotide sequence is from Deltaproteobacteria bacterium.
GCCAACCCCGAGCAAGAGCAGCACCAGCCACGACCGCTTCCGTTTTCGCAACACGTCAAGCATTTCCGAAAAGCTCCTCGCGACACTTCGATCTGGTCATTCCCGGTCGCCCGAAACCCGCTTCTCCGGGCCTCCGGCGCGGGCGAAACCGTGTCATTATAGGTAGCCGCCGTTGCGATGTGAAGCGGATGAAGAGCTGGGGCCGCCGGGGTCTTTCGTCCGCCGGCGACACTCCCGTTATGTTGTACCGTAGATGGACTTCTGATATCTTTGACTCGGTTTACACTTGTCACGGAAGCATTGAGGGGTCGCATGAGGTTTCTCGACAAGATCTATGGCTTGGTTTCCAACGACTTGGCCATCGATCTCGGTACGGCGAACACGCTGATCTACATCAAGAGCGAGGGCGTCGTCTGCAACGAACCCTCCGTGGTAGCGGTCCAGAAGAACGGCCGCGGCGAGAAGCGTATCCTTTCCGTGGGAGCCGCGGCAAAGAAGATGCTGGGACGCACTCCCGGGAGCATCGTGGCGATCCGGCCCTTGCGGGACGGCGTGATCGCCGATTTCGAGACCACCGAAGCGATGCTGGAGTACTTCATCAAGCAGGTGCACCACCGGCGTTCGCTGGTCCGTCCCCGGGTCATCATCGGGGTCCCCTTCGGCATCACCGAGGTGGAGAAGCGCGCGGTCCGGGAATCGGCGGAATCCGCCGGGGCTCGGGAAGTCTACCTGATCGAACAACCCATGGCCGCGGCCATCGGTTCCGGGCTGCCCATCACCGAGCCCACCGGCAACATGATCGTGGACATCGGCGGCGGCACCACCGAGGTGGCGGTGATCTCCCTGGCCGGCATCGTCTACTCGAAGTCGATCCGTGTGGGGGGCGACAAGCAGGACGAGGCCATCGTCCAGTTCATCAAGCGGCGCCATAACCTGATGATCGGGGAGCGGACCGCGGAGCTCATCAAGATCACCATCGGTTCGGCCTACCCCGGCGACGAGATCCGCACCATGGAGATCAAGGGCCGCGACCTGGTGGCGGGCGTGCCCAAGACGGTGCTGATCTCGGACGAAGAGATCCGCGACTGCCTGCTGGAGCCCATCAACCAGATCCTGGACGCCGTGCGCGTGTCGCTGGAACGCACGCCGCCGGAACTGGCGTCGGACATCGTCGACCGGGGCATCGTGCTGGCCGGCGGCGGCTCGCTGCTGAGGAATCTGGACTCGCTGATCAGCGAAGAAACGGGGCTTCCGGTGAGCCTGGCCCAGGATCCCCTGACATCGGTGGTCCTGGGCGCGGGCAAAGCGCTGGACGAGATCGAGCTGCTCAAGGACGTGACCATTAACTGAGAGGATCGAGGACACACGTGGCCGCAGCCAGGACAGGGAAAACTGCGGACTCGCCCCGCTCATCGCCGCAACCCGGCCAATCCCGCCCGTCCCGTGTCAGGCAAGCTTGGTTTCTGGCCCTGACCGTGCTGCGCCGGTACCGGATGCCGATCCACGCCACGTGCGCCCTGGCCCTGGCATTCTACGTCGTCACGGTCTCATCCGCCGCGCCGGAGAAGGGCGACCCGGTCACGCGCGTCCTGGCGCAATCGGTCAAGCCGATTCAGAAGTCGCTCCATGCGCTGGGTTCGACGATCCGCAACATCCAGATCAACTTCGTGGCCTTCAAGGATCTGTGGAACGAGAACCAAGCCCTGAAGGAACAGGTCGCGGCTCTGGAAGCCGAGCGCAACAGGCTCTTCGAGGCCAAGCTGGCCAATGACCGCCTGACCGAACTGCTGGAGATTCGCACGCGGATCCTGCGGGAGTCGGTGGCCGCCACGGTCATCAGCAACAGCGCCAGCAGTTGGTTCCGCACCATCACGGTGGACAAGGGCGCCGGCTCAGGAGTCCATCGGGGCATGGCGGTGATCACGCCCAGAGGCGTCGTGGGCCGGGTCGTCTCGGTGGCCGATGATACCGCCAAGGTCCTGCTGCTTACGGACCACAAGAGCGGCATCGACATCATCACGCAGCGGACTCGGGTGCGCGGCATCGTCTCGGGCTCGGTGGATGGAGAGCCCATCGTCAAGTACATGGGGCGCAACGACGACATCCGGCCGGGCGACCGCCTCATCACCTCGGGGTTGGACGGAACCTTCCCCAAGGGGCTTCTGGTAGGCACCATCATGGAGATCGCCGACGACGGGCCCGGGCTTTTCCGGCGTGTCCGGGTCTCGCTGGCGGTGGACCCGTTGGTGATGGAAGAGGTGCTCTTCATTTCCGACAAGCCACGACCGTCCTACTCCTCCGCGCCGCAGCCGGATTCGCAGGCAGCACCGTCCGCCACACCATGAACCTGTCGCTGGTCTACTTCGGCATGGGTTTGACCTTCGTCGTCCTTCAGGCCACGGTCCTGCATCTGGCGAGTTGGACGCCCATCATTCCCGACCTGACCCTGATCCTGTGTGTATACCTGGCGCTGAACCGGCCTCGGGTGGATGCCGTGTGGACGACCTTCCTCCTGGGATACGCCATCGACATGCTGTCGAGTCCGCAACCCGGCGTCAACGCCGTGGCCTTTTCCGCGGTGTTTCTCGTGGTCTACCTGGCGTTTCGATACGTATGGGCCAAGGGTCCGCTGATCAGCGCCATCACCGTATTCGTCGCCGTATGGCTCAAGGTGGGCGCACTGATCGCCATCTCACCGCTTTTCGAGTTGTCTGCGGGCAACTGGATGGTAGTCGGGGACGCCGTCCTGCGGGAGGCCCTCTTTTCCGCATGCATCGCGCCGCCGCTCTTCCTGATGCTTCGCTCCATCCACAACCGCATGGAAACCGTGAAAAAGCCCCCTTCTCTCGCCAATGCTTCCTCTTAGGCCAAGCTCCCGAACGCTGCCGGAGTTCCGCGGACGCGTCCGCTTCTTCGCGCTCCTGGTCCTGCTGGCATTCGCGTTGCTGACTTACCGCCTCTGGATGCTCCAGGTCCTGCAAGGCCACAGGTATGCGGTGCTGTCCGAGAGCAACCGTATCCGGCTGGAGCGTATTCCCGCGGTGCGCGGCCTGGTGTTCGACCGCCACCAGCGCCTGCTGATCAACAGCCGCCCGTCCTTCGATCTGCGCTACACGCCGGGCGAAGCGGAAAACCGGGTCGCTTCGCTGCGACATCTCGCACACCTGCTGGACACCGACGCCGCAGAGCTCCTGGAGGCCGCGCGCCACACCAACGGTTCGAAGGGAGTGACCCTCCTCCGCGACGTGGATTGGCCCGCGGTGGTGGCGGTGGAGACGCACCGACTGGACCTCCCGGGCGTCCACGTGAGCGTGAAGGCGCGGCGCAGCTACCTGACCGACGACATGACCGCCCACCTCCTCGGCTACCTTGGGGAAATCAGCACCGGTC
It contains:
- a CDS encoding rod shape-determining protein, with protein sequence MRFLDKIYGLVSNDLAIDLGTANTLIYIKSEGVVCNEPSVVAVQKNGRGEKRILSVGAAAKKMLGRTPGSIVAIRPLRDGVIADFETTEAMLEYFIKQVHHRRSLVRPRVIIGVPFGITEVEKRAVRESAESAGAREVYLIEQPMAAAIGSGLPITEPTGNMIVDIGGGTTEVAVISLAGIVYSKSIRVGGDKQDEAIVQFIKRRHNLMIGERTAELIKITIGSAYPGDEIRTMEIKGRDLVAGVPKTVLISDEEIRDCLLEPINQILDAVRVSLERTPPELASDIVDRGIVLAGGGSLLRNLDSLISEETGLPVSLAQDPLTSVVLGAGKALDEIELLKDVTIN
- the mreC gene encoding rod shape-determining protein MreC, giving the protein MPIHATCALALAFYVVTVSSAAPEKGDPVTRVLAQSVKPIQKSLHALGSTIRNIQINFVAFKDLWNENQALKEQVAALEAERNRLFEAKLANDRLTELLEIRTRILRESVAATVISNSASSWFRTITVDKGAGSGVHRGMAVITPRGVVGRVVSVADDTAKVLLLTDHKSGIDIITQRTRVRGIVSGSVDGEPIVKYMGRNDDIRPGDRLITSGLDGTFPKGLLVGTIMEIADDGPGLFRRVRVSLAVDPLVMEEVLFISDKPRPSYSSAPQPDSQAAPSATP
- the mreD gene encoding rod shape-determining protein MreD — translated: MNLSLVYFGMGLTFVVLQATVLHLASWTPIIPDLTLILCVYLALNRPRVDAVWTTFLLGYAIDMLSSPQPGVNAVAFSAVFLVVYLAFRYVWAKGPLISAITVFVAVWLKVGALIAISPLFELSAGNWMVVGDAVLREALFSACIAPPLFLMLRSIHNRMETVKKPPSLANASS